A window of Waddliaceae bacterium genomic DNA:
CCTGAATTCTATCGCTCATTTCTTTGCTGTCAATTTTATTAACAAGATAGCCATGCGTTCCTGTTTCAATTACATCTGGGACACCACCAATATTAAAACCTACAACAGGCGTTCCACATGCTATAGACTCTATTACTGTATTAGGGAAATTATCTTGTAACGAAGGAATTACAAATAGATCTGCAGCATTGTAAGAAAGCGACAACAGCCTTTTGTCTAAAATACTATTAAAATGGATGTGTTGTAGCTCCGTGGGTAATTTTTGAGCGAAATCACCTACAGTTATAATAACATATTCTTTTGGGTCCTGTATCATATTTAATGCTTCAATAGCATATTTTGTTCCTTTTCTTTCCTCTGCTAAATCACATGCTATCAATAAAACGACCTTTTTTTTATTGGGTATATTCAAGCCCTCCCTTGCCACAGATTTTTTAATGGGCCTGAATATGTTCAGATCCACTCCGTTAGGTATATGCGAGGTAGGGAACCTTGAGAAAAACGGGCTTTTTTTTACTTTTTGTGACATCCATGAGCTTA
This region includes:
- a CDS encoding glycosyltransferase, giving the protein NGDINKYKDRTEEIFSDDRSLVDMKGFIEDIKECDVVHLHWVARFIDYERFFKIIQKYNKPVVWRLADMNPFTGGCHYDNDCDKFTNGCGACPSLCSNDENDLSHKIWSRKNKLFKALPPEQLHIVTLSSWMSQKVKKSPFFSRFPTSHIPNGVDLNIFRPIKKSVAREGLNIPNKKKVVLLIACDLAEERKGTKYAIEALNMIQDPKEYVIITVGDFAQKLPTELQHIHFNSILDKRLLSLSYNAADLFVIPSLQDNFPNTVIESIACGTPVVGFNIGGVPDVIETGTHGYLVNKIDSKEMSDRIQEFFSDSDKRKKMSLNCIEKAKKEYDLSKQTKKYMELYANMG